A region from the Phycodurus eques isolate BA_2022a chromosome 12, UOR_Pequ_1.1, whole genome shotgun sequence genome encodes:
- the ndp gene encoding norrin: protein MKPSIAAVPPFGLLLVLMCCPPLGPAQSAGDDGHPSRVSDSDPRRCTRHHFVETIGHPIYKCNAKMALLARCEGRCGSTTRSDPLVSFSSVLKRPFKSTCACCRPHASKLKAVRLRCAGGARVTATYRYILACNCQECS, encoded by the exons ATGAAACCTTCAATCGCTGCGGTCCCGCCCTTCGGCCTCCTGCTGGTCCTGATGTGCTGCCCCCCGCTGGGCCCGGCGCAGTCCGCCGGCGACGACGGACACCCCTCGCGCGTGAGCGACTCGGACCCTCGGCGCTGCACGAGGCATCACTTTGTCGAGACAATCGGCCACCCCATTTATAAGTGCAACGCCAAG ATGGCGCTGCTGGCGCGCTGCGAGGGCCGCTGCGGCTCGACGACCCGCTCCGACCCGCTCGTCTCCTTCAGCTCGGTGCTCAAGCGGCCCTTCAAGAGCACTTGCGCCTGCTGCCGCCCGCACGCGTCCAAACTCAAGGCCGTGCGCCTGCGCTGCGCCGGCGGCGCCCGCGTCACCGCCACGTACCGCTACATCCTGGCCTGCAACTGCCAGGAGTGCAGCTAA